The Micromonospora violae DNA segment CATGCCACGGCCGGTGTAGCGCTTGGCCAGCGACACCACGAGGCGGAGGTTCGCCTCCAGGAGGTGGTTCTTGGCCCGCTCACCGTCCCGGGAGATCCAGCCCAGGTCACGGACCATCTCCCGGACGAGCTTCTCTTCGCCCTCGTCGGCGGCGCGCAGCCGCTCGGCGGCGTAGAGCCCGGCCTCGATCCGCTTGGCCAGCTCCACCTCCTGCTCGGCGTTGAGCAGCGGAACCTTGCCGATCTGCTTCAGGTATGCCCGGACGGAGTCGGCGGAGGCGGTCAGCTCGGCGTCGCGTCGCGCCTGCTTGAGGGCCTCGGACTCCTCGTCGTCCCACTCGAAGTCGTTGTCGGTCGCGGAGGCGGCGGCGTCGGTCTCGGCGGCCTGGGTCAGCTCGGCCGGCTCCTCGACCACCACGTCCTCGATCGCGGCGGCCAGCTCCTCCGGGTCGATCTCACCGTCGGCGCCCTCGCCCTTGGCCTTGCCGGCAGCCTTGGTCGGCTTGGCGCCGGCAGCCGCGGCCACCGTCGCCTTGGTGGCCCGGGTCGACCGGGTCGCCTTCGCCGGCGTCGCTCCGGCCTCGGCGCCGGTCGCCTTGCGGGCGGCCACCTTGCGCGGGGCCGGCGTCGACGGGGCGTCGTCGGCGGCGGGAGCCTGCTTCGGGGCCGGCGCGGCAGCCTTCTTGGTGGTCTTGGCGGTGGTGGCCCGGGACGCCGGCGTGGTCGAGCGGGCCGCGGCGACGCGGCGACGGGTGCTCGCCGAGCCGTCCACCACGACGGTCACGCCCGCCTCGGAGAGCGCCCGCAGGATCTTCTTGGCCTGGGCCGGAGTCACCTCGGCGGACTCGACGGTGCGCGCGAGCTGAGCCGACGTGAGCTGACCACCGGCGCTCTGCGCGTGGGCGATCAGGGTGTCGGTGAGCGAGCGAACGTCGGCGCCGGGCTGGCGGGGTTCTGTCACGAATGACCTTCCGGAGGCGAAGAGCGGGCACGGCGGGTTCGTCCAGCGCAGCGAGGGTTACCGTGCCGGGCGATGTGGTTGAGGGACCCTCGTGTCACGGTCCGGCCGGTGCTCGGCGGTCCGTGCCGCGTGGGCAGGGGTGAATTGTAACGCCGTCTGCGGCGATCATCCTGCTCCGCACCGCGTACCGCCCGCGGGGACCGTCAGTGCGGCGGAGATGTGGACTTTCCGGCAATGATAGCCACGCGCCCGGCGAAGGCTTTCGGTCGTCGAGCCGGCCGCCGGGTAGATCGTTGCCGAACTGCCGTTTGAGCAGCGCGTACCAGGTCAGTGTGGCGGTCGGGTGGGGCGCCGAGGGCGTTGGCGGTGCGGGCGGTCGGGTCCCCACCGGGTCGCGGTTGGGCAACGGCGGTGAGTCGGGCGTGGGCGGGGCGGTAAGCACTTAAACGACATTACCAACCTAAAGGGGCATATTGGCCGAGGACGGCCGGTCAAGCCGCGCGGCGGCGCGGTATGCCCCGCACAGCGGGTGCCCCGCACGAAGATCCTGGTCTGGTGCCGTCGCGCGGCGTCGGGAACGATGATCTTCGGAAGTCGGGTCGGGAGTTTCACCCATCCACTTGCACTCGGAGTGCGGAAAGAGGCGAATCATGACCAACTCGGCTACGACGCCGTCGGAGCTGCTGACCATCGCCATCACGGTGGCTCGGGACGCGGCCCAGACCGCGTACCGGATGCGTGCCGAGGGCGTCGTCGTCGCCGCCACCAAGAGCACCGTCACCGACGTGGTCACCGCCGCCGACCGGGCGGTCGAGCGGCAGATCCTCGACGCGCTGGCCGCGCTGCGCCCGGACGACTCCGTGCTCGGCGAGGAGTACGGCGAGGAGACCTCCGGCGCGCGCAGTGGGGTGCGCTGGATCGTCGACCCGATCGACGGCACGGTGAACTACCTGTACGGGCTGCC contains these protein-coding regions:
- a CDS encoding RNA polymerase sigma factor: MTEPRQPGADVRSLTDTLIAHAQSAGGQLTSAQLARTVESAEVTPAQAKKILRALSEAGVTVVVDGSASTRRRVAAARSTTPASRATTAKTTKKAAAPAPKQAPAADDAPSTPAPRKVAARKATGAEAGATPAKATRSTRATKATVAAAAGAKPTKAAGKAKGEGADGEIDPEELAAAIEDVVVEEPAELTQAAETDAAASATDNDFEWDDEESEALKQARRDAELTASADSVRAYLKQIGKVPLLNAEQEVELAKRIEAGLYAAERLRAADEGEEKLVREMVRDLGWISRDGERAKNHLLEANLRLVVSLAKRYTGRGMAFLDLIQEGNLGLIRAVEKFDYTKGYKFSTYATWWIRQAITRAMADQARTIRIPVHMVEVINKLGRIQRELLQDLGREPTPEELAKEMDITPEKVLEIQQYAREPISLDQTIGDEGDSQLGDFIEDSEAVVAVDAVSFSLLQDQLQQVLQTLSEREAGVVRLRFGLTDGQPRTLDEIGQVYGVTRERIRQIESKTMSKLRHPSRSQVLRDYLD